DNA from Streptomyces sp. NBC_01260:
GCCCTCCTCCCACTCCTCCTCCGGCTCCCCGGACTCCTCGTCCTCGGCCGCCCCCGGCGGCCGCAGCACCGCCGGGATCTCCACCCCGCCGCGGAAACCCGCCACCGCGGTTCCCTCGCCGAACTCGCCGAACGGGCCCGGTTCGACGCGCCACCAGTCCGTCTCGCTCCCGGACGGACCCAGTTCGTCCGTGCCGGCGCGGTGCGGCGCGGCCGGCCCGCCCCCGGCCGGCACCCCGGGGGACGCCCCGGACGCCTGCGCCGGCAACTCCGACGCGCCCTTGCCCGAACTGTCTTTCCGGCCGTCCCCGCGGCTGTCCTTGCGGCTGTCCTTGCGGAGCTTCGGCCTGCGTGGCCGGGGGACGCCGGGCGCCTTCGCGGGACCCGGCTCCGGCTCCGGCGCCTGCGGCAGCGGCACCGATCCGTCGGCCGACGAGGCCGCCGCCGCGACCAGTTCGTCGGGGGTACCGAGCTTCCCTATGATGCGGCGCACCGCCGCAGGCGTGTCCGCGGCCTGCTTCACGCGCTGCCGGTCGATCTCGCCCCGCAGCGCCGACACGAGCCTCATCCGGGTGCCCGAGGACAGCTGTTGCTGCTGTGCCATGTCCCCGACCCGGCTCAGGTAGTCGTAGACCAGCTGATCGCTCTCGATCCCCACGCGATGGTTCCCCTCTACCGCCCTGCGACGACGGTAGCGCCCTCGGGCCCGTCCGGAGCGACTACCGTGGGACGGATGGGGATGACCACACCACCGCGGACGCTGGCCGAGGCTCTGCGCGCCCGGGACGACGAGTCGTTGGCCGGGCTGCTGCGTGCCCGGCCCGACCTGCTCAGCCCCGTGCCGGGCGACATCACCCAGCTCGCGACGCGGGCCGGCACCCGTGCCTCCGTCGTCCGCGCCCTGGAACACCTCGACCGGTTCGCCCTGCAGACCGCCGAAGCACTCGCGGTCGCGCCCGATCCCGCTCCGTACGACACCCTGCTCGGCCTGCTCACCGGCGACGGCCGGGACGACGGCGAGCATCACGGTGACGCGGGCGCCGCCATCGTGGACGCGCTGCCCGGGGCCCTCACCACCCTGCGCGAACAGGCCCTCGTCTGGGGGGAGGACGAACGGCTGCACCTGGTGCGCACCGCCCGCGAACTCCTCGCGCCGTCACCGCAGCACCCCTCCCCCACCGGCCTCGGCCCGACCGTCGCGGAGGCCACCGCAGGCATGTCGCCGGGCCGGCTCCAGGAGATCCTCACCGCGGCCGGGCTGCCCGCCACCTACGACCCGGTCTCCGCGGTGACCGCCCTGGCCGGGCTCTTCACCGACCGGGCCCGGATGGGCGAACTCCTGGACACCGCCCCCGTGGAGGCGCTGTCGGTGCTGGACCGGCTGGTCTGGGGCCCGCCGTACGGCGAGGTGACCCCGAATCCCACCCCGCCCGTGAAGTGGCTGCGCGACCGCGGACTGCTGCTGCCCGTGTCGACCCGGACCGTCGTGCTGCCGCGCGAGGCCGCGCTGCACCTGCGGGCCGGGCGCGCCCACCGGGTGCCCGAGCCGCAGCCGCCCGCCGTGGCCTCCGTGGCGGAACGCGATCCACAGGCTGTGGACAGTGCGGCGGCCGGCCAGGCGTTCCTGTCGGTGTCCACCGTCGAGGAGCTCCTGAAGAGCTGGAACGGCGGCGGCCCCGCCATACTGCGGGCAGGCGGCCTCAGCGTCCGCGAACTGAAGAAGACCGCCGCGGTGCTGGACGTGTCGGAGCCCGTCGCCGCGTTCTGGATCGAACTCGCCCACGCCGCCGGGCTGCTGGCCTCCGACGGCGAGGCCGACGAGCGGTACGCGCCGACCCCCGCGTACGACGACTGGACCGAACTCCCCGCCCAGGACCGCTGGGTGCGCCTCGCCACCGCCTGGCTCGCCGCCACCCGCACCCCGGGGCTGGTGGGCGGCCAGGACGCCAAGGGCCGCGCGCTGTCCACCCTCGGCCCCGACCTGGACCGCTCCGCCGCCCCCGAGGTCCGCCACCGCGTGCTGGCCCTGCTCACCGCGCTGCCCCCGGGCACCGCCCCGGACCCGGAGACCCTGCTCGCCCGGCTCCGCTGGGAGCGCCCGCTGCGCGGCGCCTCCGCCTCCGCCGGGGACACCACCGACCTGCGGTCCCGGATCGCCCTGTGGACGCTGAACGAGTCCGAGCTCCTCGGCATCACCGGCCGCGGCGCGCTGGCCTCGCAGTCCCGCGCCCTGCTGTCCACCGGCCCCGCCGAGGCCGCCGCCCGGCTCGCCCCGCTCATCCCGGAGCCCCTGGACCACGTGCTGCTCCAGGCCGACCTGACCGCGGTCGCGCCGGGCCCGCTGGAACGCCCGCTCGCGGACATGCTCGCCACTGTCGCGGACATCGAGTCGAAGGGTGGCGCGACGGTCTACCGGTTCACGCCCGGTTCCGTGCGACGCGCCCTGGACGCCGGGCAGTCCGCCGCCGACCTGCACGCCTTCCTCGCCACGCACAGCCGCACGCCGGTGCCGCAGCCGCTGAGCTACCTCATCGACGACGTCGCCCGCCGCCACGGCCATCTGCGGATCGGCGCCGCGTCCGCGTATGTGCGCTGTGACGACGAGGCCGTCCTCAACGAGATCCTCGCCGACAAGCGCTCGGCCACCCTGCGGCTGCGCCGGCTCGCCCCCACCGCCCTGGCCGCGCAGATCGACCCGGCCTCGCTCCTGGACGGCCTGCGCGAACTCGGCTACGCGCCCGCCGCGGAATCCGCCGACGGCGACGTCCTGATCACCCGCGCGGGCGCCCGCCGCACCCCGCCCCGCTCGGCCCCCGTCCCCGTCCCCGAGGGCCCGCCGCTCCCCGACCCCACCCTGCTGGGCGCGGCGGTCCGGGCCATCCGGGCCGGTGACACGGCCGCCACGGTCGTCCACAAGGACACCGGCCCCTCGGCCCCCGGGGACGCGCTGCCCCGTACGACGTCGGCCGAGACCCTGGTCACCGTCCAGGCCGCGGCGATGACCGGCTCCGCGATCTGGATCGGCTACGTGAACGCGGAGGGCGCCGCCAGCCAGCGCGTGATCGCCCCGGTCCGCGTCGAGGGCGGCTATGTGACGGCGTACGACCACACGGCCGACGAGGTCCGCACGTACCCCCTGCACCGCATCACGGGCGTGGCGGAACTGGCCGACGACCAGCAGACCTGACGGCCCGGGGTTCGGGTCCGGGTCCGGGTTCCGGGGCGCGGGGTTCCGTCCGGTGCCTCTCCGGGGCGTCTCCTCGGTGCGGCCGGTCAGGGCAGGATCTCGACGTACCCGTCGGTTCCGTGCACGCGGATCCGCTGCCCGTCCCGGATCAGCCGGGTGGCCCGCTCCACGCCCACGACGGCCGGCAAGCCGTACTCCCGGGCGATCACCGCGCCATGGGTCATCAGGCCGCCCACCTCCGTCACCAGGCCCGCGATTCCGACGAACAGCGGCGACCAGCTGGGGTCCGTGAAGGTCGTGACCAGGATGTCGCCCGCTTCGAGGTCGGCCTCCGCCATGTCAAGGATGACGCGGGCCCGCCCCTCGACGGTCCCGGCGGAGACCGGCAGGCCGGCGAGGGCGCCGGCCGGCACGTCGTCGCGCCGGTACGCCCCGGTGACGGCCTCACCGTCCGATGTGAGCACCCGGGGCGGTGTCAGCGCCTGGTACGACCGGAACGCGTCCTTGCGCTGCTGGATGAGCCGGTCATCCACCTGGTGCGAGCGCACCACGTCGCGCAGTTCCTGGAACGTGAGGGAGAAGATGTCCTCCTTCTCGGCGAGCACATGAGCCTGCACGAGGCGCTCGGCCTCCTCCATCAGGGCCCGCTTGTAGACGAAGTAGCGGCTGACGATGCCGTACTTCGGGTACTCCCGGTACCCGGCGAAGGCCCTGACCCGGTCGATCATCCGCTTGGCCTCGTCGGCCTTCCGGTCCCCGTCCGGCAGGGCCCGCAAGCGGGACAGCACCTCCTGTTCCTTCTTCCGCGCCTTCTGCCGCCCTTCCTCGAAGCGCCGCTCGGCGGCGCCCGGTTCGAAGATCCTGACGTTGTCGAGGATCACGGGCACGAGCGTGCTGGGGCGCTCGCTCCACCGTGGCCTGGTGATGTCGATCTCGCCGACGCAGCGCATGCCGTACCGGTCGAGGTAGGCCTCCATGGCGTCGCGCGCTTCGGCCCCGCCCGCGAGCTTCGCCAGCCCGTCCAGGAAGCCGTCGTCCTCGACGCCCTCGAGGAACGCCACCACTTCCGGGTGCGGGCGCACCACGTCGGCGACGCCGAGCAGCGCCAGTCCCATCTCCGACGTGATGTTGCCGGGCGCGGACAGCGTGAGCGTGTCAGCCGCGTTCTTCTCGCCCAGCCACTCCCGCAGCTTGTCGTTGAGCCACCACGTGGCCTCCATGCCCGCCATGATCGCCTGGATGTTCAGCGGATCGCCGAGGACTCGCCTGTGCTCCTCGAAGGCCTCCAGCAGGAAGTCGAACAGCGCCGGTCCGGACTTCGTCCGGATGTCGCGTTCCAGGGCGGCGACGGACACCTGGCTGCGCTCGATCAGCTCGGCGACGATGACCGGATCGGGCTCGGCCGGGGCGGACCGGACGACGGGCGGCGGCCCGCCGGGACCCGCGTCCGGGAGTGACGGGACGAAGCCGTCGCGGTCCAGGACGGTCTCCAGAGCGTCCCTGACCAGCGGATCACCCCTCCCCATGATGTCCAGGAGGGCGGCGCGGCTCGCGGGCGAGGCCAGGCGCCCGGTGACGTCGACGAACAGCCTCCCGCCGGCCTCGTGCATCGGCACCATGGCCGTCAGCTGCCACATGGAGAACCCCAGGGGCTTCATGGGGTCGGTCATCATCTGCTGATGACCGACGGAGACGTAGACGTGATTGTCCCGGTCGTCGGTCTCGGGGATGGGGAACAGGGTCGTGATCGGCCGGCTCTGAACGATCTGGAAGTCATCGTCGGCCAGGCACCATTCGATGTCCTGCGGGCGGCCGAAGCGCGCTTCGATCCGCCGCCCGAGCTCCACGAGACGCACGACCTGCCCATCCGTCAGCGACGGCTGCTCCTGCCGCCCCGCGTCGATCGCCACGTCCCGCGTACCGCCGGCCGGCAGGGCGTGAACGGCACGGTGTTTGGCGGCGATCGCCCTGGCGACGATCTCGCCGTCCCGCACCGTGAAGACATCCGGGTTCACCAGGCCGGAGACCAGGGCCTCGCCGAGGCCGAAGCCGGCGTCCACGGTGGCGACCTTCCGGTTGCCCGTGACGGGGTCGGCCGTGAAGAGGATGCCGGACGCGTGCGGGAGGACCATCTGCTGGACGACCACGGCCATGTGGACCGTGCGGTGGTCGATGCCGTGTTGCCGGCGGTAGTTCACGGCCCGCTCGGTGAACAGCGAGGCCCAGCACCGGCTGATGTGCTGGAGGACCGCCGTCGGCCCCACGATGTTCAGGTACGTGTCCTGCTGGCCGGCGAAGGAGGCCGTCGGCAGGTCCTCCGCCGTCGCGCTGGACCGGACCGCGCAGGCGGCCTGCCCGCCGAGCCGGCCGAGCGCGCCGGTGATCGCCGCCGCGAGATCGTCCGGGACGGCGATCCCTTCGATGGTCCGGCGGATCCGCGCGCTGAGCGTGCGGATTCCCTCCCGGTCGTCCGGGTTCAGGCACGACAGCTGATCGAGCTGATCGGCCATCGACGGCGCCCCGGCCATGACCCGCCGGAAGGCGTCCGTCGTCACGCAGAAGCCGTCCGGCACGCGGATGCCCTCGATCCGCGACAGCCCGCCCAGGTGCGCGCCCTTGCCACCGACGACCGCGACCTGTGTCTCGTCGATCTCCTGAAGGTCCAGCACATACTGCGCGGTCATCGCGATTCCTCCGGTTCTGCCGCCACTGGTCCGAGGTCACCGCGTCCCCCGTACGTCGACACCAGCAGATGCACGTCGTGCCCTCATTTCCGCAGGTTGTGGCCTCGGCCGACGATTCTGCGCCGTGACCAGGGTCTTGTGGCAAGCCCCCCGGTGCGCTATATCTTGATAGTGGCAAGGAGAGAGCTCTCCTTGCCTTTCCCTTTTTCCGCCGCGCGGTTTTTCCGCCGCCCGATGGAACCGGCCGGCTTCTCGCGAAGCGGTGGGTGAATCGACGTGGTTCGGCAACGGTGTCGGGGCGCGGGCCCCGTACCGGGTGGTGCGACTTCCGCCGGCTCAGATGTCGAGGAAGCGGACGTCCTTGGCATTGCGCTGGATGAAGGAGCGCCGTGCCTCGACGTCCTCGCCCATCAGCACCGAGAACAGGTCGTCGGCCTGCGCCGCGTCGTCCAGGGTGACCTGGCCCAGCACACGGTGGTCCACGTCCATCGTGGTGATGCGCAGCTCCTCGGCGTTCATCTCGCCGAGGCCCTTGAAGCGCTGGATCGAGTCGTCCTTGATCCGCTTGCCGTTCTGCTTGCCGAGGGCGACCAAGGCGTCGCGCTCACGGTCCGAGTACGCGTACTCGAAGTCGTCCCGGCCCCATTTGATCTTGAACAGCGGCGGGCGCGAGAGGTACACGTGACCGGCCTCGACCAGCGGGCGCATGAAGCGGAACAGGAAGGTCAGCAGCAGGGTGTTGATGTGCTGGCCGTCGACGTCGGCGTCCGCCATCAGAATGATCTTGTGATAGCGGAGCTTCTCGATGTCGAAGTCCTCGTGCACCCCGGTACCGAACGCCGAAATCAGCGCCTGGACCTCGGTGTTCTGGAGGATCTTGTCGATCCGCGCCTTCTCGACGTTCAGGATCTTGCCCCGGATCGGCAGGATGGCCTGGTACATCGGGTTACGGCCGGACTTCGCCGAACCACCGGCCGAGTCACCCTCGACGATGAAGATCTCGCACTTCGCCGGGTCGTTGGACTGACAGTCCGACAGCTTGCCCGGCAGCGAAGCCGATTCCAGCAGACCCTTGCGGCGCGTCAGGTCACGGGCCTTGCGGGCGGCGACGCGCGCCGTGGCCGCCTGGATCGACTTGCGGATGATGTCGGCGGCCTCGTTCGGGTTCCGGTCGAACCAGTCGTTGAGGTGCTCGTGCACGACCTTCTGCACGAAGGTCTTCGCCTCCGTGTTGCCCAGCTTGGTCTTCGTCTGACCCTCGAACTGCGGCTCACCCAGCTTCACCGAGATGATCGCCGTCAGACCCTCGCGGATGTCCTCACCCGCCAGGTTGTCGTCCTTCTCGCGCAGGAACCTCTTCTCCCGCGCGTACCGGTTGACCAGCCCCGTCATCGCCGCGCGGAAGCCCTCCTCGTGGGTACCGCCCTCGTGCGTGTGGATCGTGTTCGCGAAGGAGTACACGCTGTCGGAGAACTGGGTGTTCCACTGCATCGCGACTTCCACCGACAGCAGGCGCGCGGTGTCCTGCGCCTCCAGCGAGATGATCGACGGGTGGACGGGTTCGCCCTTGCGCACGTTCAGGTACTTCACGAAGTCGACGATGCCGCCCTCGTAGAAGTACTCCACCGTCCGCGCCGCCGGCTCGGACCCGTCGGCGTCCGGGTCGTCGGCGCCCACCGCGGCCTTCGCGGATTCACGCTCGTCGGTCAGCGTCAGGGTCAGGCCCTTGTTGAGGAAGGCCATCTCCTGGAAGCGGCGCGACAGCGTCTCGAAGGAGTACTGGGTGGTCTCGAAGATGTCGCCGTCGGCCCAGAACGTCAGCGAGGTGCCGGTCTCGGAGGTCTCCTCGTGCTGCTGGAGCGCGGCGGTCGGCACGCCCTTCTCGTACTCCTGGCTCCAGCGGTGCCCGCCGTAGCGCACCTCCGCCTCCACCCGTGTCGACAGGGCGTTGACCACGGACATGCCCACGCCGTGCAGACCGCCGGAGACGGCGTAGCCGCCGCCGCCGAACTTGCCGCCCGCGTGCAGCACCGTCAGTACGACCTCCAGGGCCGGCTTGCCCTCGGACGGCACGATGTCCACCGGGATGCCACGCCCGTTGTCGACGACCCTGATCCCGCAGTCGGCCAGGATCGTCACGTCGATGCGGTCCGCGTGCCCCGCGAGGGCCTCGTCGACCGAGTTGTCGACGATCTCGTGGACCAGGTGGTGCAGACCGCGCTCGCCGGTCGAGCCGATGTACATACCAGGCCGCTTGCGGACCGCCTCCAGACCCTCCAGGACCTGGATCTGACTGCCGGTGTAGGACGTGTCCCCCACGTCGCCCGTGGTGGGCACGGGTGCGGTGGCGTCGGCCGAAAGGTCTGAGGGAATACCGGGATCGGTCACAGGGGCGCTCTCTTTTCTGGCACGGCAGACCGCGCTCCCACCCAGTGGGGCGGGAGCGGCATGACGTCGGACGGAGGGTCGGTGCAGGGGCCCCGCCGACCGGCCGAGCCCCGTTCCCCAAGGTTCACCATAGAACCGGGAGTTAGGTTTAGCACACCCGACGCGAGTATGACAGATAGGGTTGCAAACCCCTTGAACGCCACCGTGACCGCCGTACATCCATCCAGTTGATCCCCCCTATGCGTGAAGCATCACATCCCCTTAGATCGCCACTCACGGATTCTCTCGCCCGGTGTCGCGGTCCGCTGAAAAAAGGGACCCGGGCACGGGCTGGAATTGGTCCGCAGCGTCCCTCGAAGCCGCCTCCGGAGACATGAGGCACCCACCTCCAGGTCATCCATCCGCCGCCCCGGGTGGAGGCGCCCACAGCGCGTTGCCGCCGATTCGCGGGCGGCGGTGTGAAGGGCGTCGAGCACCTCGCGGTGGCGGTGGGAAGGCGCGATCAACTCGGGCGGCGCGCTGCGACGGCGATCCGGCCGACGGGCCCGGTACGACGCCTCGCACCCGGCCCGTCGGCGCTCCGGCGAGGTAGACTCGTGTGTTTCGCGTGAACGTCGTACGTAGGTGGCAGCGCGCATCCCGGTGCACTGGCCGAGACGTTCTCGGAGCGTCGGGCACGGGCAGAGCCCGAGCCATGGCGAGTGTGCTGTCCCTCACGGGACGATCCCACTTCCGGAGGTATATGTGTCCTGCCTGATCGTCCAGAGCGACAAGACGCTGCTCCTCGAAGTCGACCACGAGCAGGCCGACGCCTGCCGCCGCGTGATCGCGCCCTTCGCGGAACTGGAGCGCGCCCCCGAGCACATCCACACCTACCGGCTGACCCCGCTCGGGCTGTGGAACGCCCGGGCCGCGGGACACGACGCCGAGCAGGTCGTCGACGCCCTCGTGAAGTACTCGCGCTACCCCGTACCGCACGCGCTGCTCGTCGACATCGCCGAGACGATGGGCCGCTACGGCCGCCTCACGCTCTCCAAGCACCCGGTCCACGGACTGGTGCTGACCTCCACCGACCGGCCCGTCCTGGAGGAGATCCTCCGGTCGAAGAAGGTCCAGCCGCTGGTCGGCGCCCGGATCGACCCCGACACGGTGGCCGTGCACCCCTCCGAGCGCGGGCAGGTCAAGCAGACGCTGCTGAAGCTGGGCTGGCCCGCCGAGGACCTCGCCGGTTACGTGGACGGCGAGGCGCACCCGATCGAGCTGGACGAGAGCGGCTGGGCGCTGCGGCCCTACCAGCAGCAGGCCGTCGAGGGCTTCTGGCACGGCGGCTCGGGAGTCGTCGTGCTGCCCTGCGGCGCGGGCAAGACGCTGGTCGGCGCGGGCGCCATGGCGCAGGCCAAGGCAACCACCCTGATCCTGGTCACCAACACCGTCTCCGCCCGGCAGTGGAAGCACGAGCTGGTGAAGCGGACCTCGCTGACCGAGGAGGAGATCGGCGAGTACAGCGGTACCCGCAAGGAGATCCGGCCGGTCACCATCGCCACCTACCAGGTGCTCACGACCCGCCGCAAGGGCGTCTACGCACACCTGGAGCTGTTCGACTCCCGCGACTGGGGTCTGGTGATCTACGACGAGGTGCATCTGCTGCCCGCGCCCGTCTTCAAGTTCACCGCCGACCTCCAGGCCCGCCGCCGGCTCGGCCTGACGGCGACGCTGGTGCGGGAGGACGGCCGCGAGTCGGACGTCTTCTCGCTGATCGGACCCAAACGGTTCGACGCCCCGTGGAAGGAGATCGAGGCGCAGGGCTACATCGCGCCCGCCGACTGTGTCGAGGTACGGGTCAATCTGACGGACAGCGAGCGGCTCGCGTACGCGACCGCCGAGGCCGAGGAGAAGTACCGGTACTGCGCCACGACCGCGACGAAGCGGAAGGTCACCGAGGCGCTGGTGCGCAAGCACAAGGGCGAGCAGACGCTGGTCATCGGGCAGTACATCGACCAGCTCGACGAGCTGGGTGAGCATCTGGACGCCCCGGTGATCAAGGGCGAGACGAGCAACGCCCAGCGGGAGAAGCTCTTCGACGCCTTCCGGCAGGGCGAGCTGAGCGTGCTGGTCGTGTCGAAGGTGGCGAACTTCTCCATCGACCTGCCGGAGGCCACCGTCGCGATCCAGGTGTCCGGCACGTTCGGTTCACGCCAGGAGGAGGCCCAGCGGCTCGGCCGGGTGCTGCGGCCGAAGGCGGACGGGCACGAGGCGCGGTTCTACTCGGTGGTCGCCCGCGACACGATCGACCAGGACTTCGCGGCCCACCGCCAGCGGTTCCTGGCCGAGCAGGGGTACGCGTACCGGATCGTGGACGCCGACGAGCTGCTGACGGACAACTGACCGTCCGGGGGCGGGGGTGCGCCGGCTCAGTGAGTGCGGCGGCGGACGCCCGCCTCCTGCGCGTACTCACCGAGGACGACGACGCCGAACGCGGCCCGTACGAAGATCTTGGCAGCGCGCAGGGCGTCACCGGCGCGGTGGCTGTAGTGGTGGCCGGTGGCCGCGGTCGCGCCGTGCGCGGGGCCGGTCTTTCGCGGGTTCAGGAAGACGGTGCTCATGTATTCCATGGTGCTCCGCCCGGCCGGTGAAGGCGTCGGCCCGCAGGCGGAAGGGGACGGGGCCGCGTCTACCCCTGTGGTCTCATGCCGTCCCCTACGGGGTGGACCCCCGCGGTCGTACGCAGATATTCGTTCGCGCCCGGCCCGGCCCGTCGATACAATCGCCGGTCTGCCCGCCTCCCGCACCGTGGTACCGGCAGCCCGGAAGGGCTCGCGCCGGCAGCCGGGGGAGCGCCGCCGACCGGACGGAAACCGGCCGACAGCCGTACGCACTGCCTGGTGCGTACCAGTGATCGATCCCCGAGCGGACCGCATCGCCCCCGGTCACCGGCCGGGGACGAGGGCCTTTCGTCAGGCCCCTCGCGTGCGGTCCGCCGTCCTGCGTTGAATGCCGGAGGCAACACCGTGCCCGCGCACGTACACGAAAGCGACACCACCACCGACCCCCTCGCCCATGAGCGCGCCCACCTCGCCGCCTCGCGCGCCGCGCTGCGCGCCATGCGTGAGGACGCCCAGGCCCTCGACATCCGCGATGTCACGGCGAACTGGGTGAACGCCGCAGTGCTGCAGGCCCAGCTCACCGACCGCATCAAATCGCTCGCCGACCTCAGCCACACCCCGCTCTTCTTCGGACGGCTGGACTACCTCCACGTGGTCGGTGCGGAGAAGGCCGAGGGCGCGGAGGGCGAGCAGTTCTACATCGGGCGCCGCCACGTCCACGACGCCGGCGGCGACCCGATGGTGATCGACTGGCGGGCGCCGGTCTCCCAGCCGTTCTACCGGGCGTCCCGCAACGACCCGCTCGACGTCGGCCAGCGGCGCCGCTTCGGCTACACCGGCGGCGAGCTGACCGCGTACGAGGACGAACACCTCACCGACCCTTCCCCAAGCTCCGAAGGAGCAGGGGAGATCCCACTGGCGGCGCAGACCAGCAAGCTGCTCCAGGCGGAGATCGAGCGGCCGCGTGTCGGCCCCATGCGCGACATCGTCGCGACGATCCAGCCGGAGCAGGACGAGATCGTCCGCAGCGAGCTGGGCGGCTCGGTCTGTGTGCAGGGCGGGCCCGGCACCGGGAAGACCGCCGTCGGCCTGCACCGGGTCGCGTATCTGCTGTACGCGCACCGGGAGCGGCTGGCCCGCACCGGGACGCTGGTCATCGGGCCGAACCAGTCCTTCCTGCACTACATCGAGCAGGTGCTGCCGGCCCTCGGTGAGCTGGAGGTGAAGCAGGCGACCGTCGACGACCTGGTGACGTCGCACGTCGAGGTCCGGGGCACGGACGAGGCGCGGGCCGCCGTCGTGAAGGGCGATGCCCGGATGGCCGAGGTGCTGCGGCGGGCGATCCGTTCGCACGTGAAGCCGCCGACGGAGCCGGTGATGGTGGTGCGCGGTTCCCGGCGCTGGCGGGTGCCCGCGTACGAGATCGAGGAGATGGTCAACGAGCTGCTGGCCCGGGACATGCGGTACGGGGCGGCGCACGAGGCCCTTCCGCAGCGCATCGCGCACGCCGTGCTGGTGCGGATGGAGGAGGCGGGCGAGGCGCCCGACGACCGGGTGCAGAACGCGGTGGCCCGCAACCCCGCGGTGAAGGCGGCGGTGAAGGCGGTCTGGCCTGCGGTCGAGCCGTCGAAGCTGGTGCTGCGGCTGCTGTCCGACCCGGAGTTCCTGGCCGCACAGGCGGACGGGCTGCTGACCGAGGACGAGCAGAAGCTGATCCTGTGGACCAAGCCGGTCCGCAGTGTGAGGTCCGCGAAGTGGTCGGCGGCGGACGCGGTGCTGATCGACGAGGCGATGGACCTGGTGGCGCGCACGCACTCGCTGGGCCATGTCGTGATCGACGAGGCGCAGGACCTCTCCCCCATGCAGTACCGGGCGGTGGGCCGGCGCTGCTCGACCGGTTCGGCCACTGTCCTGGGCGATCTGGCCCAGGGCACGACGCCGTGGTCGACGCAGAGCTGGGCCCAGGCGCTGCACCATCTGGGCAAGTCGGACGCGGTGGTGGAGGAGCTGACGGCGGGCTTCCGCGTGCCGCGCGAGGTGATCGCGTACGCGTCCCGGCTGCTGCCGGTGATCTCGCCCGGCCTGGCGGCGGTCGAGTCGGTGCGTGAGTCGCCCGGCTCGCTGTCGGTACGGGGGGTGGAGGCCACGACCACCGACGCGCTGGACGCGGCGG
Protein-coding regions in this window:
- a CDS encoding HelD family protein, with the protein product MPAHVHESDTTTDPLAHERAHLAASRAALRAMREDAQALDIRDVTANWVNAAVLQAQLTDRIKSLADLSHTPLFFGRLDYLHVVGAEKAEGAEGEQFYIGRRHVHDAGGDPMVIDWRAPVSQPFYRASRNDPLDVGQRRRFGYTGGELTAYEDEHLTDPSPSSEGAGEIPLAAQTSKLLQAEIERPRVGPMRDIVATIQPEQDEIVRSELGGSVCVQGGPGTGKTAVGLHRVAYLLYAHRERLARTGTLVIGPNQSFLHYIEQVLPALGELEVKQATVDDLVTSHVEVRGTDEARAAVVKGDARMAEVLRRAIRSHVKPPTEPVMVVRGSRRWRVPAYEIEEMVNELLARDMRYGAAHEALPQRIAHAVLVRMEEAGEAPDDRVQNAVARNPAVKAAVKAVWPAVEPSKLVLRLLSDPEFLAAQADGLLTEDEQKLILWTKPVRSVRSAKWSAADAVLIDEAMDLVARTHSLGHVVIDEAQDLSPMQYRAVGRRCSTGSATVLGDLAQGTTPWSTQSWAQALHHLGKSDAVVEELTAGFRVPREVIAYASRLLPVISPGLAAVESVRESPGSLSVRGVEATTTDALDAAVVAACEESLKQEGSTGLIAADARIPALAAALTAAGRSYLSPGQETTAESRLTLVPASLAKGLEYDYVVLDEPAAVVDGEPDERTGLRRLYVALTRAVSGLIVVHATPLPHQLQSTE
- a CDS encoding DNA repair helicase XPB, with amino-acid sequence MSCLIVQSDKTLLLEVDHEQADACRRVIAPFAELERAPEHIHTYRLTPLGLWNARAAGHDAEQVVDALVKYSRYPVPHALLVDIAETMGRYGRLTLSKHPVHGLVLTSTDRPVLEEILRSKKVQPLVGARIDPDTVAVHPSERGQVKQTLLKLGWPAEDLAGYVDGEAHPIELDESGWALRPYQQQAVEGFWHGGSGVVVLPCGAGKTLVGAGAMAQAKATTLILVTNTVSARQWKHELVKRTSLTEEEIGEYSGTRKEIRPVTIATYQVLTTRRKGVYAHLELFDSRDWGLVIYDEVHLLPAPVFKFTADLQARRRLGLTATLVREDGRESDVFSLIGPKRFDAPWKEIEAQGYIAPADCVEVRVNLTDSERLAYATAEAEEKYRYCATTATKRKVTEALVRKHKGEQTLVIGQYIDQLDELGEHLDAPVIKGETSNAQREKLFDAFRQGELSVLVVSKVANFSIDLPEATVAIQVSGTFGSRQEEAQRLGRVLRPKADGHEARFYSVVARDTIDQDFAAHRQRFLAEQGYAYRIVDADELLTDN